A window of Glycine soja cultivar W05 chromosome 2, ASM419377v2, whole genome shotgun sequence genomic DNA:
TtggtcattattttttaaaacctattTATTCACATTATTACTTTTTGCGTTGCGTTTTCTGCAAATAGATTCTGCCCATGCCCATCTCACATTAGGAAGGTTATTTTTGGACATTTACCTTTACATACTAACTAGAACCTCCCTCGCGCTTTTCTTCGTTTCCAAACCCGAAAGGCCCAACCACAGAGTCTCCATTGCCCCTCGCTCTCTCTATTGGTTCACGCGCGGCAATTGGAGATTCACGCGCCACCATGGCCTCACCACCGACACTCCCTATCTCCTCCCAATCCAGCGCCTCCGGCGGCTCCGCCTCGCAGTCCCAGCCTCCGATCGCAACGCCGGCGTTCCGCGCCTTCATCTCCCGCATCTCCTCGTCCCTCCGTCACGCCTTTGCGCAGCGCCGCCCGTGGGCGGAGCTCATCGACCGGAGCTCCATGTCCCGACCTGACACCCTCGCCGAAGCATACTCTCGGATCCGCAAGAACTTCGGCTACTTCCGCGTCAATTATCTAACCCTAATCGCGCTCGCGCTGGCGGTCTCGCTCATCACGCATCCGTTCTCGCTCTTTGTTCTCTTTGGCCTCCTCGCGTCGTGGTCGTTCCTTTACCTCTTTCGCCCTTCGGATCAGCCTCTAGTGCTCTTCGGACGCACCTTCGCCGATCGCGAAACCCTAGGGATCCTCGTTGTGCTCACCGTGTTCGTTATTTTCCTCACCAGCGTTGGATCCTTGTTGATCTCTGCATTGATGGTTGGATTGGCGATCGTGTGCTCGCACGGCGCGTTCCGCGTTCCCGAGGATCTGTTTCTCGACGATCAGGAGCCGAACAGCTCCGGATTCCTCTCGTTCCTCGGTGGCGCCGCCGCTTCAGCCGCCGCGCCGGCCGTCGCGCGCGTGTAAACGGCGGGATCTGGACGAACGCTGTGTCCGGTGGATTCTTCTCAGGTTGGTTCGGCCTTTTTTGTTGTAATAtgttaaattgaaaattgttgCGATATTCTTTGCCTTTTGAGATCCAAGGCGAATtgcttagggtttagttctgttACTGCTTACTACTTTTTGTTTTACGCCGAAATATTATTGTGCTATTAAACCTCAAGTAATGCATCTTAGTCATTGATTTTGCTTCTGAAATTGTTCGTCATTTTCGGTAGATTtgtatgtgcatttttttcttccattgtcGTAATGGTACGATTTAATTGTTGGAATTGGACTAGAGATTCAGAGAATGAGACTGGATTTTTAATTAAACGATAGATTACTGTGAAAACTGAAATCTACTCTATTTTGTTTGAGATGTAGTATATACATAAATTGAAAAAGTTCAGCATATTCAAGTTTATGGAAGCCTTCTATGATGTTCAATGTAATATTggtgaattttgttcagaaagaTGAGATTGTCGGTTGTAGGAAGAAATTCTGATATTTTTTGGATTGGAATTTTTTAGATGTACTGAGTCGTTTccttgtataatttatttataaaaaagaatatttgttatttttttaatctgagTGTAACAATGTTGACTAATTGAGTGTATTCAGGGGTTGGTTACTCAGCTGGGGTTAATTTTCTTTAGATAATGGAACAAAATTTAAgtgtttttaatgttattttcttgtTGAAATTAGGGATGGGACCCGTGGCTTggagtatataatttttttcattaattttttgtaacatGTAATAATAAGGAATATAAGTTGACTGGTTAAGAGCTGCAGATGTTTTTGGGTGCTTATGGTCAGAAAGATAGTTAACAAATGATGTAGAAAGTGTTGAGGGTTTTCCAAGTTGCAGCTACTCATAGAAATCATTTTATTGGTCGACTTCCTTCACAATAaagaagcatactgtataatcATAGTTTGTGATTATGTCATTCTACCCAAATAATGGAGTGCGTTAAAAAAGTTGTGTTAGAAAGCATGGATAACAGCAAACATTGGAAGTGAGCCTACAATAGAGCAGTTAAGATGGAATATGCAAGTCGTTGCCtaggttgtaaaaaaaaaaaactgaaacaaGTTTTCTATTTGCCGTCAAACAATATTTGTTAGTATTAAttgctttttttgtttgtttttttttttgcgctGGTAAGTGCGTATGTAATGAAAGAATCAATCATAATTAGCATTAAAATTACGTGGTATTAGATGCTTGTGGGTGAAATGCTAACAGATGAAAATGGGTCCTTTCATGCATATGATACAACTCAATACAactcaatttaaaatttgatctgATAGGATCTACTCTCAGAACAGAACAGATATCATTTTCATAAGAAAAAAGTGTTTAATGAGCTTAATTTATTACTccgatttaatttatttatcctttaagataatacacatattttaaaaaaatcaattatgtgaatttttataacaaaaataataacatttgaGTAAAATATCTTCACTCCATAAATGTATTGAAGAAAAAAGTGAATAATCCTTTTCTTGGGCATTTTAAAGtagcaaataatttaaaacaaatattcagAGTTACACATAAAATAAGAGTGAAGGGTTATTTCTCAATTCTTATGCTTAATTTATTCTTAACTCGACCTTTGT
This region includes:
- the LOC114399526 gene encoding PRA1 family protein B3-like, which encodes MASPPTLPISSQSSASGGSASQSQPPIATPAFRAFISRISSSLRHAFAQRRPWAELIDRSSMSRPDTLAEAYSRIRKNFGYFRVNYLTLIALALAVSLITHPFSLFVLFGLLASWSFLYLFRPSDQPLVLFGRTFADRETLGILVVLTVFVIFLTSVGSLLISALMVGLAIVCSHGAFRVPEDLFLDDQEPNSSGFLSFLGGAAASAAAPAVARV